Part of the Chanos chanos chromosome 5, fChaCha1.1, whole genome shotgun sequence genome, GAAAAACGCTGAAATGATATTGTTAAATAATTTAATGCTGACACGTAGTTTGTTTCACCTTGTTTTTAGTCCATCCGGGTCACTTTCCACCACTGAGATATCCTGCTGGTCCTGACTGGTGAGAAGTCCTGGATTTGAACTGGCTTTTTCCAGTTCGACCTCTCTTCTTTGTTGTAATCTTTTCTGGAAACGCGCAGCCTGTTTCTCTTGCAAGGCTTGGAACTGCAGCCGTAGATGCTCCTTTAATTCGTCATCGGCGTCTTCCATCACTGACAATCTAGCTTCAGCATCAAAGGGTGGAAACGGCCTAATTACATAGTTTTGTAGCAGgcgcaaaagacaaaaaaggggtGGCATCAGATCTTCATTGCCCGACTTTGGTTTTCGCACGAGTAGGCCTATATGTTCCCGAGAGACACGTTTACATACTTTTTTGTGACTTTCCTGTGTAGCTGCAAAgcgagaggtttttttttcgttgttgttttttttttacatgtcatGGCAAAATTGAAAAAacgaaaaaataaaatagcGATGGTCTtgaacaacataaaaaacatttacagttacatatacattacattttacatgtattcatttagcagacgctttttgTCCAAAGCAACTCCGAAGACTCGCAGAAACAAACCAAGCATAGAGCCATTGAGGAGCTGTCTATTGCACAAGTGCTACCGTAAAGTCCAGTGTCACATTAGATACAAGTGCAAGAATGTTCAAGGAAAATAAGAATGGACTAGACGTGGGTCAAAAAGCCACCATAATATAGGCCTACAGTCACGTCAGCTTGTTGGATAGCTTTTTATTTATGCGACTATGAACCGTTTCTACCTGCTAGCAGCTGGCCCCGTTTGCgtcaaacacataaacaagcgAGACAATGAGGCATACTTACCATTGTTATTCACACAGATTGAttgcaaagaaaacaacagacgATAGGGACtgttttgtatttcaaatgaaagaaaacgtTACAGAGTGGAAAACGTCGGGAAAATGAACCTCTATCTGACTTTGTTTTAGTCGCTTCTTCTCCCATCTGAACGGACGCCGCGGTATCCATAGTACCGCGTCTCCAGGAAGTGAAAACTTAAAGCATGATAGACGCCCTGTTTGAATGCTGACCTGAGACCAGCGTGGTCGTTTCGCACACAGTTGATGTTTAGGGACGTTTTCGGTGAACTGATCCCAGAGCTGCTGGTTACAGCGAAAACTGTTTTTTGCCATTACTGAATGATCAGCCATACCATACCACAATTCAAATTTAATGGGTCTAGTATCAAACCTAAGCTGCGCAAGCATATAGCCAGATAATGCCAAATTTAAACACAAccatcagtgtctgtgttttatcattacatttttacatatatatagcTCATGTGCAGTATTGTATACTCCTTCATTTAATGTAGGTGACCACAGTTTCTCAGATAAAAAGAAACGAGGTACAGAGTGGAACCATTGCAGAAGGTCATTGGGGTTGGTGATAAAGGAACTGGGAAGCTTGTTGATAGATTTAGAGAAGATGGCCTAGAATAGTCTAATGGAGGTCCTCGGAGGATAATAAATAAGGAAGTTATGTCCTAATTACCATTTTTTATTATGCTGTGCCAAACAAAGACACTCTGGAGTGGCGTTAGACCTCGCACTACGCAGGACCTAAAGAGTCACACTAGCCTGACAATTAAAGCAATGAAAAACTCATAGCACACGTTCAGAAATATTTACAAGACTCTTTATTTGTGGGGACAATGTAAAACTTTTCTGATCCACCAAATCAAACCCAGTGCAATACATTTGGAAAGGTTATCAAATGTTCCACATACCCCCATCCACAAAGCAGggtagggggggaaaaaaaaagtttgtcagaACAGGTGCCAAGTAACAATTGTTCAAAGCTATGGCACTTCTTTCCCTCACTAAATAAAATAGCAGATTTATGGTTATGGTTTTTGGCCTGCTTTTTCTAACCATTTCCTCTCCACTTAACCTGAGATATGCTCATGttcatgattattattattattattattattattactgttgtcatTATGTTATTTATATGCCCTGATCTGTGCCATGAACCTTTCCTTTCTATCACCCCCCTGTTTTACTGCTcaagtcttttgttttaatttgaatattatttatagaaaataaatataactattaaaataaattatcattactattaaAAATGTGGTTTACAGAAGCCCATTTCATGTACCACAACCCAACCCTCCCATGAATGTGTCTTGTGAAGCACCTcattttttatatatgtttttcaCAACTAAATATATAATTGCACACTGTAGCTTCATGCACGTAAAGGCAAACAATCCTGCTTCCTAATTCTGACTTTAACTTCATCAATTATGTCATCTCACACACCTGACACTAGGATTCAGTAGTCAGGACTACTGCTGAATCAGGTGGGATTAAGTAAGATaagcaaaaaaaaggggaggggcaTCTAAAATATTGCTCTCTGGGAAAATGGGTTTTCCCATAATTCATATCAAGCAGGAACCAGTCATTTGAATGTACTGTAACTTCTAATATAGTCTGGGTGGTCCCTGTGTctagtgtgttttgttttattacacaGCCTAATATGAGCCATGGATCCAATAGAGGAAAGACCTTTCAAAGAGAGGACACAAAGTTAGGTGCCTTATCTCTGTCAGCGTGCTCTTTTTGAGAGGGTACATGTCTCTCGAAGGTAAGACCTGTCATTCTACAGCTTAAACGCTTCCTTAAGAACTTTAAACAGgaggaaatgttttgtgtttctcataAGTAGGTTCTGGTAACAGAGGCAAGTCCGCAAACAATACCAAAGTCAGCAATAAATACATAAGAACACCTTAATATGAGGCAGTGTAAGGGCAATTTCTGAGTCCTTTGATTTTTCACTTCTTTTCCAATGCTTTCTGCTCCTGCATGGGCTTCCACACATAGTCTCTGTACATTGAGTAAATGACACCTgcaaagaaggggaaaaaaagtatgttCCATTAAACAATATGTATAGATGAATTCATCAAAGTTTCTCATGGACATGTTCAGCTGACCCAAAAAAGCACCTAGACTGTTTTTAattccttctgtgtgtgtgtgtgtgtgtgtgtgtgaattgtgtcCAACATAAAAGCAGACTTGCCTATGGTCATAGCTCCCACCACAAACCCTTGTGCGGCTACACGCATGTGTATGAGATGCACCGACATTTTCACGTTCCCACGATTCTTCAGTTTATAAAGTCTGTAGGCCACAATCGCAAAGAATCCAGCCATTCCTAAAagaacacagagcacagccTTTCAGGTTCACAAACTTTGATTTTTAACCTTCACAGCATGGTACAGGAAGCTGCTAATGTGTAAGAAATAACAACATAAAGTATCTTAGTGGCCCATAGCTGCCTGAAATGACACCATGTGACCTGGTATAACATCTGCACACATCTGGAACTCTACTGGAAAGAGGCAAAGCAATTCGAAAGTAAGGACTTCAGTCATTTGGGGTCAAAAATGCTGCTTTGTGTGCCACTTCAGAATCTCTCATAGGTGTGTCATTGCATTTGACCCTGGGGACTGAGATGGCCATATGATGTTACGCTTTTTGTTCGTGCTCATCAAAGCATTATGCAAACATCTAAAGAGTTGTCTGCTCCGGCAGATCCAGATCTAATGTGATTACCTGAGGGTTTTTAGCATTTCTTTTAATCTTCCATAATGTACAGGGGGCTAATGATCAACCATGATTAAATTAggcatgtttttcttcttcttagcATGGTCAGACATGTAACAATGCTTTGAAGGGTTGTAATATGACATAATTATGTCGCAGTTAATTAGATGATTGGTACAAGACGATGTCGCCATCTGCACTTGTATCAGTTTGTCTTTGGTTGTtagcaggggtggacagtaacgaagtacatttacttgagtactgtacttaagtacatttttcgagtatctgtactttacttgagtgttattttttttggaaacttatgacttttactccactacatttgaaataaaatattgtacttttcactccactacatttctatgaaggttctcgttacttgttactttaacgcatagctttgaagtcagcagacgaattttcttttctaaaatgcgataggccatattgtgttcgtcacagcacaaaaaccaatcacagtaaactgcaTCAATGCTGTCACTCAAGtacgtgctgcattttttttaacaactgaatttggcggttttactgatggctgctacaatggaaaataaagctgataaagataaaggttcctcaccagagcagccatggccatatcttaagtccctgtctgagatttttgaaatcaactggtttccaagctaattgcttcccgtatgagTTTGCgtgctgtgttcgcctaacacgtacaatcatttgccacagtaggtatgagatgtgacttgaaaattgcgatttatatgtttgtgaatgtgtggcgaatctggtgacagaggcagaccacaactccTActtttaacacagtgtgtgaacacatacggaaaccagttggcttgaaaaccatttggggcataacaccgggtcctgtgtgaatccactgctgacacataATAATAGATAGCGAAAATGCAGAGTTAACGTTACtaacaaaaatcctttcagaaatatatgttttaatcttgtcaggtaaacacagtaatatttgtaaggtcagcggattcac contains:
- the higd1a gene encoding HIG1 domain family member 1A, mitochondrial, whose product is MSAVEYDEYESKFMRKAKENPFVPAGMAGFFAIVAYRLYKLKNRGNVKMSVHLIHMRVAAQGFVVGAMTIGVIYSMYRDYVWKPMQEQKALEKK